CAACTTATTTCATACACAATGTAACTTTTTCGTTTCCATCTAAATTATTTTTATACactttaatttttttgaaataaattATTAACATTTTGTTAAATAAGCTCACAAATTTACTTTTTAAAATAAATGTTGTGATCATTTTTGTGAATGCGCtttaaatattttaaaataaACATTGAAACATTTTTTGAATGATATGGAACTCTTTACATTGATAATTTTTTGAATGACGGAAATATATTTTTGAGACGTATGATTTTTTAAAATTTTAATATTTTTGAATGGTACGAAACAATGTTTTGAATTGCACGAACAGTTTTTACATTTTATACCATTTTTTAAATTTCCCATATTTTTTCTAAGCCCGCGATATTTTAAGGACACAAACATTATTTTCGTATGCTatcaacattttttgaaaaattaCAATAGCAAAAAGGTTACACTGGATTTTGGCTGCCACTAAGAGGAGGTCGAGCGCCTTCTCACCACGCGCTTCACCCTGTGGTGGTTGCTAAGAGGTTTGGGTGGGGCGTGTGTGGCAGGGCTATGGTGTCGCTAGATTCAGGTCATGAGAGGAAAGTGCTAGAGGTTTTGAGTGGTGGGGCGAGAAGGATCCAAAACGAAAACATGTCTCGGGGAACCGTAGGCCAGGAGTCATCacgactaaacctcatttatgcCTTATGAAAAAAATTGGCGGAGAAAGGAGGGCGGACGAAATCAGACGCAAAAGGCTGGTGTGGTAGGAAAATGAACCTTACTTATTTTTTAAGCAAGCAAATATATCAAGATTTATTTTTTTACAGACCATGAATTTATTTCTATTTGTTGGATTATCAAAGTTGTTTTTTAATCAAAGGGGTTCCCCGCGCCAACTTTTATTAAAAGGATTATCAAAGATGACTGGTCGGTATTAGAGTTTACCATAAAAAATGGTGAAGAATGGGAGGGCGGACGAAAAGGTGGTAGAAAGAAAAGTTGACGCAAGAATCTTTACATTCTTTTTAAGTAAAAAAAAAGTAGAGATTTCTGCATTTTACAAATCcggcgaatcaaagaggccctcaGTTTTTTTACTCAGGGAGAAACTGAGAGGAGAAGCCCATGAGACATCGAGAGAGAGGGTGTGTGGCTTCGTGGCCCAGGCCGGCACCACCCCGAGGCCCGAGCCGAGAGGCCGAGACTCCGAGACGCGCTGTGGCGGCCGAACGAAGACAGTCATCCGCAAATGACTGGCTGAGAAGAAGATCATGGACGAGCCGCGGAGCCCTTTCACTCCACACTTTTTACAGCGTACGCACGCACACGCTCATCTTCTCGGCTCTCTCTCTAGCTCACCTGGCCGACTGGCAGCCACGTacacggagccgccgccacctgctGCGACATGGCCGTCCTTCCTTTCAGGCTGCGGCTGCGCACGGCGGCCATTTCCGGCTTGAGCCCCTCGACCTCTGTCGTCTGTCCTAGCAGGCAGCACAGAGACGGCGGCTCCTTCTCCTGCCGTGCCGCGGCGGCAGCCGGCGGACCGATCATCGTCTCCGGGGATCCGCCCACGTTCGTCTCCGCCCCCGGCCGCCGCATTGTCGCTGGTGCGTATACTATCGTCTGTTcgcttttctctctctctctctctcttttttctttctttctgatTCTGAAGAAATAGACAGCTCTGCGTATCCGTTCAACGGCCAAGCGCCGAGCCATTTGTAACTGCATGCTTGTGCTTGCCAGTATCCTGCCTGATCACACATGTGCTCGATCATCTCTTTGGTTAATTAACTTGGTGGGAAATTTTGCCAATAGAAAAGAAGAAGAGTGACACGGTCATGAGGAATTTATCTTTCACAGCGTCATCATCTGAACATGAACTTTGCGTTGCAGTTGGGGACCTCCATGGTGATCTCCACCAAACGAGAGCTGCTCTGGTGATGGCCGGTGTCCTGAGCGCGGAATCAGATTGTCATGTGTGGACAGGCGGGCAGACGGTACTTCTACGTTTACACCACACATTTCAAGTTTTATTTATTATCCGTTTCTTTTTTGAAATTTCCATTTCTAGGTTCTTCTTAGGGATTGACTAGATAGCGCTTTCTTGTAGAATAATAGCCTTGGTAACCTACTTGCCAAAATGTAGGGCATCTTTGGATTTTACCTTTTTTTTAGTAGACAATGGTCTTGTTGGTCCATTCTGAATCATGAATTGTGGTGCTTGGTTAGACTAGAATCCTTAAGTTTGTATTTATATTTGATTCTGAATGTTCTACAACCGTTTATCCTGAACTCTAGCCCACTTTTGGTTAATGGTTCTGCATTTTGGGGTTTCTCGAAACTGTAAGAAAACATAAATATAGGGAATGCTCTGAAAGTGTAACCCACAGACACTATGACTTCTGTGTGTGCAGAAAAAACGACAATAGATAAAGATTACTTTTGCATTTTTTATGACACAGATAATCATATTTATTAATGAATCTTTGCAAGTTCTCATTCCATAGCAGTTCTTGCTTTCATTAACACTTTCAAATTTGTCGAAACTTCGGAGGTCCAAAACCACCGTAGCGGATAAGGTTTTGGGGCCTTGTTTGCCTATCAAAGGTTCCAGGAAAATCCTGTTATAGTAATTTCCCATACCAATATGATCATTCTCATTCCATACAAAAAACGCAAGAGATAACTGAATGTCTCTTTTTTCTCACTGGATACAAATATTCATATTTTGGGATGACGTTATGCAGGTTACTGTTTCATTGCATTTTCCTACTACAGGAAACTTTTAATATTTTTGAAAGGCAAGAAATACAAAACATTATTAAAATCAGACAAGGATTTAAGCGGTTTTGGAAAGTGTATGACCAATATTGACGGTTTCGTAGTCAGGCTTAAAACCGAACCAAGCACTACTTTAGCATACTGTGTCTGTGTTCTCTACTGCTCTCAGGTGGAGTGTGTTTAAAAATTGAACCTTTTAGACAAATGTGTGATGTgcttgtttttattttatttcacaAAATGTGTGTGATGTGCTTGTGTACAGGTTCTGGTTCAAGTTGGGGATATCCTTGACCGCGGAGAAGATGAAATCGCAATACTGTCCCTGTTGAGTTCACTCAATGTGCAAGCAAAATCTCAAGGCGGTGCTGTGTTTCAGGTTTGACCATTACATCATGTCCTTCTAAGTACTCTACAACATTGTAATACTTACGAGAAAATGTTAGGTAAACGGAAATCATGAAACAATGAATGTGGAAGGCGATTTCCGGTACGTCGATCCAGGATCATTTGATGAGTGTATACGCTTCCTGGAATACTTGGAGGAATTTGATGGCGAGTGGGATGATGCTTTCCTCAACTGGGTTAATGTTTCTCAAAGGTGGAAGGAAGAATATCGGGTGTCGCCTAATGGTGACTGGCTTCCTTTGAACTTTGTCAAGGTAACAAAGCATTGACTGTCAATGAATAATGACTGAGCTTGTTCAATTAACCACATTCGGATATACAATGTTCATATTGTTATACGTACATTTCCAATTTTACTACATCGGTAAGTACATCCCAAATCTACAACAAAatgaaaataaaagaaataaccaGCAGCATTTCATTCAATGAATAGCCTTGAAAAAATGGGTAATGATGTATTCTCTTCTGCTTCTGAGATATTTCCCTCCAAATGCCGATACAGAAAAATAAAGGGTTCGCTGCAAGAGCATCACTTTTTAAGCAAGGTGGACCATTAGCTTGCGAATTGGCACGGCATCCTGTTGTCCTGAATGTCAATGATTGGATGTTTTGCCATGGTGGCCTTCTTCCTCATCATGGTGAGTCGCTCAAGAGATTGTGCGTTTTGAGCTCAGCATTTACAATTCTGCTTCTAATATAAAAAACTGCACCTAGTATGTTCCACTTGATATCACATATTTCTGTAATTGGTCTGTGTCATCTAAGATTCTAAGTCCATTTCCACTCCATAGTTGAATACGGGATCGAACGCATCAACAAGGAAGTATCAAATTGGATGCAATGTTCAAATGAAGACAGCGATGATACCAATCTCCCCTTCATGGCTACCAGAGGATATGACAGTGTAGTATGGACTCGTTTGTACTCTCAAGATTCAGTCGAAAGGACGCGGCGCTCTTGGGATGTGAGAAGATCCAACCCACTAAACATATGGTTTCATTTTTCACCATGGAAAATGTTTGTTAGTTACAGAACTGTTGTCACGTGCTTAACATAATTATCATACAAATATTTTTGTTGGTTTCAGCTATCTTCTATTATCGCTGAACAAACATTGAAATCTGTTGGAGCTAAAGGAATGGTCGTCGGACACACTCCCCAGACTCGTGGAGTGAACTGGTATACATTGTTCTCAATTGGGTAAAGAAAAGATACCAATATTTTCTCAAATAAGCTATAGATGACTGTCTCTTTGTTCCCAGCAAATGCGATGGTAAAGTTTGGTGTATTGATGTGGGCATGTCTTATGGTGTACTGCATTCGAGACCAGAGGTAAATTTATTCCTTTTGGCCTAATTCATGACATCCCttgttttgtcctaagtattgtGCTCTTCTACAAACATTTAGTGTTTGCTACGTTAGGATTAATTTGCTAAATCCATAGTGTGGTTAATTGTTGTAGGTCTGCCGCATTATATATTTTTCCAGTTTTAATGAAGAAATGACTTGATTTCTCGAAAATTTAAGCCTGCATGACTAGTAAAATTTCATATGTTGATGCACATAAACGTGTTTTCCTTATTGAATGATAAGGATTTAGGACAAAACAATTTTTTGGTGTCTGATGTTCAACTCTAATGGCTAGGTCCTAGAAATAGTCAATGACAGACCAAGAGTTCTAAAGGGCCAGAGGGACTCATACGATGAGATGGAAGTGCTGGACTATTTATGAAAGCTCGAAATTTATGTAAGCACTCTTAAATTCATCTCTCCTCTTAGTCCTCAAAACTGGGTAAATCATCTTTGAAGAATCTGCGAAAATAAGAGTTTTATTATTTATTGGGACAATAATTTGTTACAGGAAACCTACAAATTTCATTTTTATTTATTGCTTGCCATGCCTGAAAAATTCATGAGTGAAATAGGTATGCTATTGCAGGTATATAACAGGCAGCATTTTACTGGGAAAGATATTATAGAAGACAGTTTTGGGTGGACACCCGGTTGACTAAATTCTTCAGGACATATATACATCAAAAGAAACCAACCGGCTTTCCATAACGGTTAGTACATTTTCTGTTGACAAAACAGCATACCTCTTTGAACGTATGTGATTCAATCATCTAGCTTCACAAACTTGAAATTACTTTTCATTCTATGCCCCTACTGAAATATATGGTCTTCCAAAGTAGCTAATTTGAATTCAATGATTGAATCCACCATGTAAAACCTGTGTGTGTAAGTTACAATTAGGAAGAACAACTCCAGAATACATGAAAGTGATCATGCTATATCTTAAAGCAAATGCAGAAAACAGAGTGATATTTAAAGTTTGATGTATTCAGCACCCAAGGTTTGGGTTTTTCTGCACCTTCGTATGCACAGAAGGGGGTGGGGGTAAGGGAGGGCGTGGACAACAAATATCTGAATATTTTCTTTTTCAGTACTTTCCAGGACTGTTCACTCAGTCTTACATCGCAATGTATCGGCTTGCTCATGAGGAAGGAACATAATAATAAATCATGAGCAACAACACTGTTATCatcttcaagtgttcatcaagaagGCGAAGGACAGCCGGGCACTCATCCATAGGAATTGGGGTAAAGTTGTGTGTGCCATACGCATGGAGGAGAGCACAGTATGGGCATTTCGCTTCTTCTGCTTCGCCAACAACCCGGCTGGCCTTCACCTAGAATGTTAATGTCTATGATGCTCATGATGTTAAAGATTTGAGATGTCAAATGAGTATTGCCACGGTGGCACTTGTATATGTATGCTACGGTGCTATTGTGATATCCATTAACTATGCAATGGTGGTTGAACATTTGTTATGTTTGGGTATGTTTGATTTATATGAATTATGTTGTGGGTCTATGTTCAAATTAAAATTCTGACCAATTTGCTTATTGCATGGATTAAATTATGCAAAAATTACGTTCGACACGATCCAGAAAAACAAACCATGTGCAATGGACAACCATAACACAAACGATTGAATCAAAGTGCGCAATAGACCAAATAACGCACATGTTCTACCATTAAAACATCGTGTGTGATGAATCAGTATAACACACACAATTGTGCAATGCCAACCATATGCGATGCACGACACTGACACACATGTTTTCTTTGTAATGAATCGTGTGGGATGGATGTACAATCGCACATGTTCTGTTGAGCCAATTGTATGTGATTGTCCGTGTCACTGCACACAATTCATCCACGGCAAACGTGTGGGATGGTGACCCCATCGCACATGATTGTCCTTCCATCTGCAGTGAACCCCCAATCGCAAACCCACGCAACCACATGGTTATTGAAATTGTGTGCtatgggggtgggggtggggggggggggggtgaaccATGTGGGTTGATATGATTTGCACTAGTGGTACCATGTGAGAACTAGCCATTTGATAATTATAATCATAATGGTGGCAACCGTGCCAAATTAAAGTTAATAGTATGTGTAGAAATTATGGGTAAGCGTCTCAATCTCCATACATGGAGACCCCTAGGTATATATTGATATGTAGCGTGATACAGGAGGTAGCAACGTCGAGGCTAACCACAGGAGATATTACAGGAGGTGGAGGTTTAGAAGATAGAGataaaacttaacagaaaatctatCCTAACTACTCAAACGTGAGGGCTAAGGTTGGTTCGGCTGGCCCAAGAGTCCTGTAACGCAACAATATGTTTAACATCCTCCCTTAATATGAACTTCTCAAGTTTAGATTACGCTTGAATTCCTCAAACGGTCCAGTAGGCAATGCTTTTGTGAACCCATCAGCAACTTGGTCCTTTGAAGGAATAAACCGAATCTCCAGTTCTTTACTAGCAACCCTCTCTCTAACAAAGTGATAATAAATCTCAATATGTTTTGTTCTTACATGAAAAACAGGGTTAGCAGAGAGGTATGTGGCACCAATGTTGTCACACCAGAGACATGGAGTTTGTGTATGATATATCCCAAGTTCTTTAAGCAAAGACTTAACCCATATGATTTCTGCTGTTGCATTGGCTAGTGCCTTGTATTCTGCCTCAGTACTTGATCTTGACACTGTTGCCTGTTTCTTTGCACACCAGGAAATTAAGTTGGGTCCAAAGAAAACTGCAAAACCACCTGTTGACCTTGTGTCATCCAAACAACCTGCCTAATCAGAATCAGAAAAAGCACTAACAAGTGTAGAGGTTGACTTGGTGAAGGTTAGTCCAACACTTAGGGTGTTCTTCACATATCTCAGTATGTGTTTGGCAACAGTCCAATGAGAAGAGGTAGGCGCATGAAGAAACCGACACACTTTATTTACTACAAAGGAAATGTCAGGCCTGGTGAGTGTCAGATACAGAAGTGCTCCTACCAAACTTCTGTATTTGGTACCATCCTCTTGACTCAGAGGTACACCCTCTGCAAGAGATAATTTTTCTGAACTGGAGAGTGGTGTTGGTGATGACTTGCAGCCCTGTAACCCTACCTTGTTCAAAAGATCAGACGCATATTTTTCTTGAGAAAGATGAAGACCACCTTCCCTGTTTCTCTTTACCTCAATGCCAAGAAAGAAGTGCAAGTCACCTAAATCTTTTAGAGCAAAGTCTGGCTGCAAGTCTTTCAAAAGTGTTGTGACTGCCTCATTAGATGAGCTAGTAAcaataatgtcatcaacataaatGAGCACAAAAATAATAGTGTGGCATCGATGATAAATAAACAGAGAAGTATCAGACTTGGAGGGAACAAAACCAAGATTCTGCAGTTTTGAGCTCAACCAAGAGTACCATGCTCTTGGAGCCTCTTTCAGGCCATAGAGTGACTTATCAAGCCTGCAAACATGGAATCGTTTATGAGGATCTTCAAACCTAGGTGGTTGCTTCATATAGACttcctcttccagaacaccatgaaGAAACGCATTCTGCACATCTAGCTGGCGGAGACACCATCCACGAGACACAACAATGGACATAACAAGGCGAATAGTGGCAGCTTTAACAACGGGACTGAAGGTGTCCTCATAGTCAAGTCCATACCTCTGCTTGAACCCTTTGGCAACAAGTCGGGCTTTGTAGCGATCTATAGCACCGTCAGACCGTAGCTTGATGTGGAACACCCACTTGCAGTCAATTACATTTGCACCAGGCTGTGAAGGAACAAAATGCCATGTATGTTTTTTGTGAAGAGCTTCAAATTCTTCAACCATAGCTTGTTTACATTGAGGATCAGCAAGGGCTTGAGAAACAGTACGAGATTCTCCTGGAGCAGCGTCTGGAACAATCAGACCATATTTAGTTTTATAATTTATAGGTACAAGAGTCCCTATTTGAAGGCGAGTGTGAGGCAGCGTAGAAGGCACAAAAGATCCAGCAAGAGCTGCTGCACCCCGGCAAGCATATCCAGCTGATCCCGAGGAAGATGGCGTGTCCAGACCGCCCAGATCTTCCGTGGTTGGCGCAGACAGCGGTGAAGACAAATCCGGCGTAGAGGATCCGGCGGAGCCAGCCGTATCCGGCGTGACAGGCGCACTGTGCCCGCCTGGCACGTTGGAGATGGAGCGCGGGGCCCGCAGGGTGTATACTCGCGGGGTTGGCGCGTAGCACACGGGCGACCGATCCCTGACCGGTGATTGGTGCATCGGGCCCGTGGGGTCGGACGCCGCAGCGCTAGGCCGTGTGGAGGGTGTGGGTTGGTCCGGGCTGGACGCGGCCAGTGCGTCGCGATCCTCCTGGCACGGAGGGGATCCCGAGGGTGATTCAGGTAGGTCTGGCGTGGCCTGACGCGTCGATCCCGAGGAAGATGGCGCCAGATCTCCTGTGACGACGTCAGCACCAGTGGGAACAGTATTTGGAGCACAAAAATGACAGTTTTTTGCACCATTGGAACTGCAATTTCTTCCTGTATCAAACTCAGGTATGGGATTAGGAGCATTAGTCATAGTATGATCATCACAATTATCATCAGCCACACGAAGATGAGGTGGAAGGAGAATGATTTCTTTTCGAAGAAGAGCACTGGCATTGGGATGAAGTTTTTCGAAAGGAAATTGTGTCTCATCAAACACAACATCACGAGAGATGTATACGCGACCAGTCGCAACGTCAAGGAATTTAACTCCTTTATGTTGAGCACTGTACCCAAGGAAGACACACTATTTGGAGCGAAACATGAGCTTACACGTGTTATAGGGGCGGAGATTGGGCCAGCATGCACAACCAAAAACACGTAGAGTGGTGTAATCAGGTGTAACATGCAAGAGACGTTCAGTGGGAGTTTCATGAGATATAACACGACTAGGCCACATATTAATAAGGTGAACTGAAGTAAGAAAGGCTTCATCCCAAAATTTAAGTGGCATGGAAGCTGAAGCTAGGAGGGCTAAACCTACTTCAACAATGTGACGATGCTTACGTTCCGCAGAACCATTCTGTTGATGAGCATGTGGGCATGAGACATGATGAGAGATACCACTCTTTTGAAAAATAAGAATTTAGCTTTTCATATTAACCACCCCAGTCTGACTGTATGGCAAGAATTTTGCTATCAAATTTACGCTCAACAAGAGCTTGAAAGTTGTGAAATACTTGGAACACATCGCAACGTTTTTTAAGGAGATAGATCCATGTGTACTTGCTATAATCATCAACAAAGCTCACATAGTAGGTATGTCTACCAACAAAAGTGGGTGCTGGACCCCAAACATCAGAAAAAATAAATTTCAAAGGCTTGGTTGACACACTAGTGGAAACAGGATATGGCAATTGAGGACTTTTTGCTCTTTGGCATGAATCACAAATAGTTTAAGAATTTCTCTCACCAACAACTGGGAGTTTATTTCTACTAAGAATTCGATAAACTGTAGTAAATGATGGATGACCTAAAGGATCGTGCCACCGTTCAGCGGAAAGCTTGATGGCACCAAGCACTTGTTTATTGGACTGGAAATACCAGGGAAGCAACGCATAGAGCCcttgcacacacacacccctATGAAGGATTCTCCTCGTGGCTTGATCCTTGATCAAAAATAAGAACGGGTGAAATTCTAGAAAAACATTATTGTCAAGAGCAATACGATGGATAGACAACAAAGTTTTGGAAGCATCCGGAACATGCAAGATATCATTGATTTCAAGATCTTTGTGTGGTGTTTTAATAATTGCTTGACCAATATGACTAATGTCCATACCTGCACCGTTTGCGGTGGTGTAAACTTGATCTTGGCCACGATACTTCTCATGCATTGTGATCTTTTCCAGTTTGCCAGTGATGTGATTTGTGGCACCCGTGTCCATGTACCAATTGGTGTCAACACCATAGGACATGTCGGCTGCAGCTGCAACTTTTTTTCTTTGGGGCAGTATCATCAGTGTAACGCTAATCACAATCTTTAGCAATGTGATTTGTTTTTTTACAGATTTGACATTTACCCTCATAGCCCTCGTAGCCTTGGAAGTTGTATCCCCTGTTGTTGCTGTTGGGGGGCGCCGAGGGTTGTTGTTGCCGTTGGGGAAGCCCTAGTGATAGTAGACGCCGCTACGAGCACCGCCGCCTTGAGTGTTCTGGTAGTAGCCGCTGCCACCGTTGTGGCCTCCGCTGCTACCACCATAGCCACCGAtgtggccgccgccgccgccatagcCACCAGAACCACGGGATCCACCACCGTTGCCCTTCTGGTTGGGGTAGTTGCCCTTGTTACCTCCTTGCCAGCCGCGAGAGACAATGTTCGCAGATGATTTGAAGGCACCGTTGCCGTTCCCGTGGAACATCTCGACTCTCTGGTCGAAGTTGGCCACCATGGAGAAGAGTGTATCGACAGTGATCGGTTCCGTGTGGACATCCAACACGGAAACAATCGGTTGGTACTCCATGTCCAGCCCTGCGATTATGAAGGAGATGAGCTCGGGCTCTCCGATGGGTTTGCTCGCCGCCGCAAGTTCATCAGAGAGCGAGCACATGTGGCCGAAGTATGCAGAGGCGGATTGAGATGTAAcacccggatgtaactttccatatttgtaactccaactcttgccattttcggctatgtgttatgattttcccttcgtggtcgggttttgtctttcgttttgcattttgttttgtcatgcatctcatatcatgtcatcacgtgcatctcatttgcatacgtgttcgtctcatgcatccgagcattttccccgttgtccgttttgcaatccggcactcccacctcctccggcgcacccctcttgtttcttttcgtgagcgggtgttgaacgttctcggaatggaccgagtcttgccaagtggccttggtataccaccggtagaccacctgtcaagtttcgttccatttggaggtcgtttgatgctccaacggttaaccgggtaaccgcaaagtcctttggtgtgttacagcaaaaccccccttcaaacagcccaaaacccctctaagtcccctccatgctctaggccgttcgatcacgatcgtgtgggcgaaaaccgtgctcc
The sequence above is a segment of the Aegilops tauschii subsp. strangulata cultivar AL8/78 chromosome 6, Aet v6.0, whole genome shotgun sequence genome. Coding sequences within it:
- the LOC109772334 gene encoding shewanella-like protein phosphatase 1 codes for the protein MAVLPFRLRLRTAAISGLSPSTSVVCPSRQHRDGGSFSCRAAAAAGGPIIVSGDPPTFVSAPGRRIVAVGDLHGDLHQTRAALVMAGVLSAESDCHVWTGGQTVLVQVGDILDRGEDEIAILSLLSSLNVQAKSQGGAVFQVNGNHETMNVEGDFRYVDPGSFDECIRFLEYLEEFDGEWDDAFLNWVNVSQRWKEEYRVSPNGDWLPLNFVKKNKGFAARASLFKQGGPLACELARHPVVLNVNDWMFCHGGLLPHHVEYGIERINKEVSNWMQCSNEDSDDTNLPFMATRGYDSVVWTRLYSQDSVERTRRSWDLSSIIAEQTLKSVGAKGMVVGHTPQTRGVNCKCDGKVWCIDVGMSYGVLHSRPEVLEIVNDRPRVLKGQRDSYDEMEVLDYL